CGTGACCCCGTGCGCGCCCTGTCTGGAATCCGCGCCGTGCGGGCATGGACTTGCCTGCCTGCCGCCCTTTGCCGACCCGGGCTTTGCCCGGACGCTTGCCGGATCGACCAAAGCCGCGCCGCCGGCCGGTCTCGTCGGCATGGCCACGACCTGCGACGCCCTTGGGGCGCTGTGCCGGCCGGTATGCGGGGAAGACCCGACCGAGCGGGCGCGCGCCGCCTTTCGCGCTTTTCTCACGCGGCGGCTGACCCCGGTGGTGGCGGACGCGGAACTTGGCCACGAGTTGGCCCAATCCTCTTATCTGGAAACGGACTGGGTGTTGCCGCCCGTTGGACGGCCCCTGGCCGGGGAGTGGTGATCGCATGGATTTCGGGCGGGCGCTGCGCATCTTGATCGTGTTGCCCATGTACGGGGGCTCGCTTCCCATCGGCCGGCATTGCGCCACGGCCTGCGCCGGGCTGGGGCACGTGGTCGAAACCTTCGAGGCGCCGGATTTCTACGGGGCTTTCTCTGCTCTCAAGAACTTGCGCGTGACGTCCGACCGCCTGGAATACCTGGAGAACAGCTTTCTCCAGGTGGTGTCCCAGGCCGTTTGCGCCAAGGTGGAAACCTTCGGCCCGGATCTGGTCCTGGGGCTCGCCCAGGCCCCGCTGTCGCGACAGGCCTTGAAACGCCTGCGCCGCGACGGCGTGCGCACGGCCATGTGGTTTGTCGAGGACTTCCGGCTTTTCACCTATTGGGAGGCCTTCGCGCCTTTTTACGACGTCTTCGCCGTGATCCAGAAGGAGCCGTTTCCGGAAAAGCTCGCCGCCATCGGCCAGGAAAACGCGCTCTACCTGCCCCTGGCCGCCGATCCGGCCGTGCACCGGCCGCTGGAGCTTTCCCCCGTGGACAGGCGCATTTACGGGGCCGAGGTGTCGTTTATGGGCGCGGGCTATCCCAACCGCCGCCTCGCCTTTGCCGAACTGCTCGACTTCGACCTCGGCATCTTCGGCAATGAGTGGGACGGGGATACCCGCCTGGCCCCCCATGTGCGCCTTTCGGGACGGCGTTTGTCCACCGAGGAGACGGTCAAGGTTTTCAACGCCGCCACGATTAACCTCAATTTGCACTCGAGCATCGGCGTGGAAAGGCTCGTGCCGGGGGGCGATTTCGTCAATCCCCGCACCTTCGAGCTGGCCATGTGCGGCGCGTTTCAGCTCGTCGACGAGCGCGCGCTGTTGCCGGAGCTTTTCGCGGACGACGAATTGGCCCGATTCGGGAGCCTCGACGAACTCAAGGAGCGCTTGAGCTATTACCTGGCCAGGCCCGAGGAACGGGCGGCCTTGGCCGGGCGCGCCAGACGCCGCGCCCTGGCCGACCATACCTACGCGGCCCGCATGGAAACGCTTTTCGCCTTTACGGCCGAGCGCTTCCCGGGCTGGCCGGCGCGCAAGCGGGAGGATGCGGCGCTTTCGGGACTGCCGCCGGAGCTCCGTGAGGAGCTCTCGACCCTGCTTGGGGAACTGTCCCTGCCAGCCGACGTGTCCTTCGACGATCTCATCTGGGCCGTGCGCGCCCGCCAGGGGCGGCTCTCGCCGCTCGAGACCTCCCTGCTGTTTCTCGACGAATGGCGCAAGCAGTATAGTCATTAGAAGGATGGGGAATGCGAGAGGGGAAACCCTTTGAAAAGGGTTTCCCCTCTCGCGCTCTCCCTTTCTGAAACTTTCAACCGTGACGGATGTTGTGCGGACAGCATCCTGTTATTCGGAAAGCGAGGTTTTCCGCAGGCAACCTTTAACGGCTATGACTACCGCTTAATCTCCAGGGCCTTTTGCATCATCTCGTCGGCTGTGGTCACCACTTTGGAGTTGGACTGGAAGGCGCGTTGCAGGGTGATGAGGTT
Above is a genomic segment from Solidesulfovibrio fructosivorans JJ] containing:
- a CDS encoding CgeB family protein; protein product: MDFGRALRILIVLPMYGGSLPIGRHCATACAGLGHVVETFEAPDFYGAFSALKNLRVTSDRLEYLENSFLQVVSQAVCAKVETFGPDLVLGLAQAPLSRQALKRLRRDGVRTAMWFVEDFRLFTYWEAFAPFYDVFAVIQKEPFPEKLAAIGQENALYLPLAADPAVHRPLELSPVDRRIYGAEVSFMGAGYPNRRLAFAELLDFDLGIFGNEWDGDTRLAPHVRLSGRRLSTEETVKVFNAATINLNLHSSIGVERLVPGGDFVNPRTFELAMCGAFQLVDERALLPELFADDELARFGSLDELKERLSYYLARPEERAALAGRARRRALADHTYAARMETLFAFTAERFPGWPARKREDAALSGLPPELREELSTLLGELSLPADVSFDDLIWAVRARQGRLSPLETSLLFLDEWRKQYSH